The window TGTTTATATAATAATCAATTAGTTTGTTGGTTCTAAGACGTCCTAACTCCTACTCCTAGCTGGTCAGGGTTGGTTGTCCTGAAGAAAAAAGAAGCGCACATATATGTAAATAATTGCATATACATGTACAATAATAACCGTTAAGTATATAGATATACATGTGTTCACAAAATCACAGACTCACAGGCATGTGTTTGGCTAGCCGTCTGAATCAACTCCATGAAATTCGGATAGCCAACGTTTTGCATCAGTACTAACTTCTGCCGAACTCGTAAACAAAACCTAAGGCCATTAGCCAGTAATTGTTGGTGACAGAAAACATTAGCCCCAAATACTGTTAAACTTCTTTAAATAAGAATTGTTAAATTTCATAATGAGGCTTTCCACGACTTGATGTTTAGCTACATTTATCACCCAGTtcaattaaattaataaaaccGCAACTGTGTAGTCACGTAGATGACGATTTGCAGACAGAGATGGCGATGCATGATTTCAGAGCTGGTCGGATGAGCAACTGAAGTGACATAGAAGTAGCAGctaacatatatatactccatctatCCAACCAATCTCGTACTAGATTATAACACATCTTATTACTATGAATTTAGATATCCAAATTCATCGTTTTACTATGTAACACATCCTACTAtgagattaatttattttatgagaTTAATTTATCTTTATGTATGCTAGTTCTGAAGACAATATGTAGTTAACATGCCTAATATGTTTTGGTTGCGCACTTTGTTAACTAGCccccattttttaaaaaaaaagaaaaagaagaagaaaaagctaTATATCTAGAGAATTTTGTATATACTATGTGAAATAATATTATAGAGCTTTTTGAAACAAGGGATTGTTTCATACTCATTCCTTTAAATTTTCTATGAAATAAACCAGTCTAAGCAATTTTGGGGGGAAATAAGCATGAGATTTCACCTCATGGTTTTTCCTCTTTCACGTGTTTTTTCTGCGTTCTAATCGAACGATGGTTTTGTAATTTCCCTATGTTGCAAAATTCACGAAAGTTATGTTGTGAAATTCCGTAAAAATCCAATGAGTATGATAGTCTATTTATACGTTTTTCTTATTCTAATGTGTTTTCTCAGTCCTGCGTTTTAAAGGGTTCTTAGCCCGTGCGAAGATGGAAACAGGGAAAAAGGTTATgtcatatatactccctttatCCCATTGTAAATGCAACCATAAATTTTCATGTCTAATTTTGATCatccgttttatttaatttttttatgattagtatttttaatgttattagattataaaatatgaatattattttatgtgtgacttatgttttttattatttttttaaaatttttttaaataagacatacGATTAAATTTGGATACGGAAACATATGGCTGCGTTTAAAAcgagacagatggagtatttggGTAGGGGATTGCATCGAACCTCAAAATTGACTAGCTAGTCTATTATATTTACTTGATGAACCTAGTAGGTGTGTAATTAAGAAGATCATAGGATACCGGAGGTTATTTATGGCGACATGCTTGTGATCCACCTTGATATATATCGTTGTTAAACAATAATGAACAAATGCAATTAATGGTTCAGATCGATGAAAGTGCTTAATTAGGCTTATACGTACTAACTAAAAAGAAGGACACGAACAGCGTTATTCATCTCTGTGTTACATATCCAACCATTTTATACTTGTTAGTAGTGGAGGCTTACGAGTACGGATGAACATGAACCGGACGGATAATCCATCAgaacatatatacacatgtgaCAACGTTTTTTCTTCTCCTAGAAAAGTCAAGCATTTACTCCCCAGCTAATCCTATGATTAAGTAGTAATACAACTCCAACGTGTTAGGTGAttcgtttttatttttatttttttggcgcGAGTGTTAGGTGACTTGTTCGTGCGAATGAGACATGCATTGCATATACAcatgtttttgtttgtttaattTGCTCCAGGGACTCCAGGCTAGCCGATCGAAGCCACTTCTGGTGTCTAGATTAGCTAGTGCCTAAAAGCTGGAGAACCTAATTTCAGCATCGATCGTCTCCGCCGGCTAACAAAGATTCCTTGTCTCATGTTGCAATAGCTAGCTCACGTAGGACATGCAAAAACTTAATTTACAGTATGCTTTGAAAGTATAATTGCATGAAAACCTATTAGTATAAACGGCTACCGGCCTGTCATTCGGCATTTTTTTTAAGCTATAGTCGTCATTTTTATGACCGTTGGATATGTGTTAAGATTCGTGCTGGTTATTGGATGCATGATAAAATTCGTGTTAGACGGCCGGTAAAAAAGATCAGCACATGTGGTGAGTTAcatttgatatatttttaagGGATTTTCAGTCAGTCCCATGATGTATAAAACATACcttaatcttaaaaaaaaaattggactaACATATTTTTGATATTGACGAAAACATCCGTTCAACATATGACTATCAACGGATAtatcatttatatatataactgacaaaacaaaaaacaattaGCCGTAAATATAAGTACATGTGTTAACTTGAATCCATATGAACTGATCACACCACATCAGTTGAGCTACGCTTATTTTGTGTCTTTCAAAACACATCGTACATTTGGGCTGTGTACATCCATtatggatgtagaggccggattttaatctattttctaaagaaaaaaacacacatcGTACACACGTTCCAATCGGACACTGCCAAACGTCTTCTTCACACACTCAAGTCATCTTATCTCCTCCCGGCTTCCATTTTTCTCTACACAGAAGGTTAGGTATATCTAGCTAATTATCAgtactatatatacacacacccAAATCCAAAATTCCAAGTGCTTACCTTAGCTTAGATGCGACCGAGCGACCGACCGGGTGTAGCCGCGCCGCAACGGAGTTAACATTCCACCCGGCCGCGGTGTACCGTGCACCGGTGTACGTACGTGGCCGCCGTGATCTACAGACTACGCgacggtgggccccacccccaaCAACCGCGGCTCGCGCGCGCCCTCTCGTTCGCGCGCGCCGCCACACGGAtgcctttttttcctctccttttttttctttttgcttggaCCATACCGACCGAGCGAGTGGACACTGGCCGGCCGACCCGATCCGTCCTCCGCCACTATACGTGCTACTGctacctttctgccttttctaCCGTGCTACTGGCGCGGTGTGACTGACGTCACGGTGACGTCAGCCGGTAGGTTCGTTTCTCCGTCGCCGGGGCGTGGTAGGTGAGGCCGGGCCGGTTGGACGTCGGAGCGGGTCTCCGGTCCGGTCCGGTCTAGCCCGTGGAAGCAAACAATTGAAGAAGAATTCCTTTTgactctcttttaattaaactatTATCTCTGATTGTTGTTTTGatcattcttttttcttttttaccccTTCCATAGATGCTACACTGCATAAGTCCAAGCTTAGTGAGGTGTGGTGACCATCGCTAAGCTGATCGGAaccgtatttttttttttttggggttggTGGTGTTGTTAGATTATAATCCGATTTAGGCTATGTTCGCTCCAGCGTGTTCCGAAAAACAGAACGAtccattagcatataattaattaagtattagctaattattttttaaacatgatcaatatgatttttttaatcaacttTCGTACAAAAACTTcttaaaaaaacgcaccgtttagccgtttaaaaagcgtgcgcgcggaaaacattGAAGATGAGTTGAGATACCTAGGGTAAGAACACGGCCTTAGTATTGGATGTTTCCTTCCCTTATATAGTTTCTTACGTAGTGTCCGTTTCCTGTCCGTttcgtaaatattttttttatatctacCAATGGTAGTGTCcgttttgtaaatattttttttataattaccaATGGTCTTTGAGAAACTctaatatatttcacaaaagatATACCTATGTACAAATTTTCTCTGAATCGTTTCTCGTTagttttatactccctctaattcatattataagtcgtttgactatTTTCCTGATTAAATTTTATTAGATTTGATCAAGTTTACAGAAatatttagcaacatctaaaatatcacattattatttttattaaatctcacataatatgtttattttgtcttgaaagtactattattttttctataaacaacTTATAAAaggaaacagagggagtagtaactgTTTTTGTTGTTATCGTCAAACTTAAATTTATTTGGTATTAACACATGCAATGAGGGAAAAATGTCTTATTCTAAATtgggaaaaaaacaattatagCCAAAAGCTTGAGGATAAAGACACTCCCTCATACACGATGTGTCATAGGTAAACAACAAATATATGAAACCGTCAATTCTTTAGGATAAAAAATCATACTCTTGTAAACCAATTCTAAAAATTCAGCTTGCCACATATACACACAAAATGACATACAAAACCAAAATGTCACATCACATATATAGAAAACAAATACCTAAAAACTTGGATATTCCAACCACACCAAACTTCTTCGCCAACAGCTTCCATATTTTAGACATGACATATATGCCGTGCAAACGAAAAAGATTTACTCTACAGCAGGCAAGGAGAAAAGGGGAGATACACGAGATAAAAGTCAGTGGCCTGAGAGAGTGAAAGGCTGAAACTCGAGCACAACCCAACACTGCCAGcagaaaaaactgaaaaaaccaGAAAAGCCAATGGTCACCAACCCCAACAAAAAAGCGAGCGACCAATGCGATGGGGGTTCCGTAAAATCCCATCCCCTTCCCACCCTACCCAAACACCCGCTGGTATAATGGGGTTGGTAAACGACGTTGACGTGGCACCCCTGCCCCAGTCAACGAACCCCCCCTCCCTCTCACCAACCCAATGCTCCTCTCGCttacaggtgggtcccacacgtCATCCTCTCCGGGCCCCGCTCACCAACTCCCCCCAACTCCCTTCTCCCTCCCGCTCCCGCCAGTATTTAACCCCTCCCACCTTCCATTCCTCCCCTCTCCAGGAGACCTCGCCGCCGATCGAtcaatcgccgccgccgtctcctcgtGTAACCCTAGCTTAGTGGATTAGTTTAAGTGTTTGCCGGAGATTATGgggtcggtggcggcggaggaggtggtggtgttcCGGTCGAAGCTGCCGGACATCGAGATCGACAACAGCATGACGCTGCAGGAGTACTGCTTCGCGAGGATGGCGGAGGTCGGGGCGCGGCCGTGCCTGATCGACGGGCAGACCGGGGAGTCGTACACGTACGCGGAGGTGGAGTCCGCGtcgcggcgcgccgcggcggggctCCGGCGGATGGGGGTGGGCAAGGGCGACGTGGTGATGAGCCTCCTCCGCAACTGCCCCGAGTTCGCCTTCTCCTTCCTCGGCGCGGCCAGGCtgggcgccgccaccacgaCGGCGAACCCGTTCTACACGCCGCACGAGGTCCACCGCCAGGCGGAGGCCGCGGGCGCCAGGGTGATCGTCACCGAGGCGTGCGCCGTCGAGAAGGTGCGGGAGTTCGCCGCGGAGAGGGGCGTCCCCGTGGTCACCGTGGACGGCGCGTTCGACGGCTGCGTGGAGTTCCGCGAGGTGCTCGCCGCGGAggagctcgacgccgacgccgacgtccaCCCCGACGACGTCGTCGCCCTCCCCTACTCCTCCGGCACCACCGGCCTCCCCAAGGGCGTCATGCTCACCCACCGCAGCCTCATCACCAGCGTCGCCCAGCAGGTGAGCCCTCCATGaatccctctcctccttcttctctgcTCTACTCTGCTTCCATTTCCGTCGTTTCCGAGTCCGGGAAGCTGAGCTCGcagtagctgacatgtgggccccaccgccagctcggtggggcccacatgtcagactATCTGAGGGATGTTCTGTTCCCATTTTGGATAACTCGGTGATCAAGCGAGCAGGGGCCGGCTGGGTTGGATTATTCGGATTTGTTTCGATTTGGCGTTACATATGCGCTGTGCTTGTGTCCGTAGATTTGTTCACTTGTGTGCAACTGTGAGCTACTACTACTGGTAATAGTGTTATGCTGCTCggtgtggggcccacctccCACAGGCATCGTCACCTAACAACGGTGTCTGGTTGTGGCCCCTGCGTCAAGATTCGTGCATGGTCATCCATGAGTTTTGGCGCCAACGGCCAAGCTATTTCAAACATGAGTTAATATAGTATTATCGAGTAGTAACTAAACGTGATCAaattttcattctttttttGGTTCATGAAGGTGGATGGAGAGAACCCTAACCTGTACTTCAGCAAGGATGATGTTATACTATGCCTGCTGCCACTGTTCCACATCTACTCGCTCAACTCCGTGCTGCTGGCTGGCCTGCGTGCCGGGTCGACCATCGTGATCATGCGGAAGTTTGATCTTGGCGCGCTCGTCGACCTTGTGCGCAAGCACAACATCACCATCGCCCCCTTCGTGCCCCCCATCGTGGTGGAGATCGCCAAGAGCCCCCGCGTCACCGCGGAGGACCTCGCCTCCATCCGCATGGTCATGTCCGGTGCCGCGCCCATGGGGAAGGACCTTCAGGATGCATTCATGGCCAAGATCCCCAATGCCGTCCTCGGACAGGTAAATTGATGCCACATTACAATCATTGCGCGGACGAAAACaaaatctcctctctctctctttttttttgagtcACTGACAAGTTAGTCCGTCATATCCCTTCTTCTTTAGGGTTACGGTATGACTGAGGCTGGGCCAGTGCTGGCAATGTGCCTGGCGTTTGCCAAGGAGCCCTTCAAGGTTAAGTCCGGGTCGTGCGGTACAGTGGTGCGCAACGCGGAGCTGAAGATCGTCGACCCCGACACCGGCACCTCCCTCGGCCGGAACCAGTCCGGCGAGATCTGCATCCGCGGAGAACAGATCATGAAAGGTACACACATCACCCACCCCCACCCAGGCCAAACCCTCCATTGATCTCTAGATAGGATGTCAATACCCTGACGCTGACGTGGCGCAAAACGACACAAGGCCGTTGGACACTCGCCTCTCCCACTGTTGGGTGGGCCCGGGGTGGCGACTTCTCTCCCGCACACTTGGCTTTCAGGTCGTACATGGCGTCTTGCTGCGAGCTGAGTGAACAAACTTGCTGCAGCTTAATTTGGTGCATAGGTTGGAAACCAACTCGTTTGGTCCCCTGCGAT of the Oryza sativa Japonica Group chromosome 2, ASM3414082v1 genome contains:
- the LOC4328485 gene encoding 4-coumarate--CoA ligase 3 yields the protein MGSVAAEEVVVFRSKLPDIEIDNSMTLQEYCFARMAEVGARPCLIDGQTGESYTYAEVESASRRAAAGLRRMGVGKGDVVMSLLRNCPEFAFSFLGAARLGAATTTANPFYTPHEVHRQAEAAGARVIVTEACAVEKVREFAAERGVPVVTVDGAFDGCVEFREVLAAEELDADADVHPDDVVALPYSSGTTGLPKGVMLTHRSLITSVAQQVDGENPNLYFSKDDVILCLLPLFHIYSLNSVLLAGLRAGSTIVIMRKFDLGALVDLVRKHNITIAPFVPPIVVEIAKSPRVTAEDLASIRMVMSGAAPMGKDLQDAFMAKIPNAVLGQGYGMTEAGPVLAMCLAFAKEPFKVKSGSCGTVVRNAELKIVDPDTGTSLGRNQSGEICIRGEQIMKGYLNDPEATKNTIDEDGWLHTGDIGFVDDDDEIFIVDRLKEIIKYKGFQVPPAELEALLITHPEIKDAAVVSMKDDLAGEVPVAFIVRTEGSEITEDEIKKFVAKEVVFYKRINKVFFTDSIPKNPSGKILRKDLRARLAAGIPDAVAAAAADAPKSS